From Microcystis aeruginosa NIES-2549, a single genomic window includes:
- a CDS encoding ABC transporter ATP-binding protein, with protein MILELQQVNLAIRRGSAYLLEDITFGIKQGEKLAIVGASGAGKTTLLRLLNRLQEPSTGNIYFHGKSIREIPVISLRQQIVLLLQESKLLGMTVQDALAYPLQLKKLTPAEINNRIDRWTSLLKIPEQWFERGELELSLGQRQLVAITRALLLEPSILLLDEPTSALDTGTASRLLEVLNNQSSMTIIMVNHQLDFLEEFAERVIYLEAGKIGSDCLAHQLDWLGLKTQLIDLEKSRQSDHW; from the coding sequence TTGATTTTAGAACTACAGCAAGTAAATTTAGCTATCCGACGGGGCAGTGCTTATCTGTTAGAAGATATTACTTTTGGCATCAAGCAAGGAGAAAAGTTAGCTATTGTCGGAGCATCTGGGGCAGGAAAAACGACTCTTTTGCGATTGTTAAATCGTTTGCAGGAACCAAGCACGGGAAATATTTATTTTCACGGTAAATCGATTAGGGAAATACCGGTTATTTCCCTGCGACAACAGATAGTTTTATTGCTACAAGAGTCGAAATTATTAGGGATGACTGTTCAAGATGCTCTCGCTTATCCTTTGCAATTAAAAAAACTTACTCCTGCCGAAATTAATAATAGAATTGACCGTTGGACATCCCTATTAAAAATTCCCGAACAGTGGTTTGAGCGCGGAGAGTTAGAATTATCTTTAGGACAAAGACAATTAGTGGCAATTACCAGAGCCTTGCTGTTAGAACCGAGCATACTGTTATTAGATGAACCCACCTCTGCTTTAGATACAGGCACGGCCAGCAGGTTATTAGAAGTATTAAATAATCAAAGTTCAATGACGATAATTATGGTCAATCATCAACTGGATTTTTTAGAAGAATTTGCCGAGCGAGTCATTTATCTAGAAGCGGGGAAAATTGGTTCAGATTGCCTCGCCCATCAATTAGATTGGTTAGGGCTAAAAACTCAGTTAATTGATTTAGAAAAATCCAGACAAAGTGACCACTGGTAA
- the acs gene encoding acetate--CoA ligase yields the protein MTEIAIESILQENRLFPPSAEFAQNATIKSFEEYQQLYAKAKADPPAFWAQLAEKELHWFEKWSEVLDWQPPFAKWFVNGKINICYNCIDRHLTTWRRNKAAIIWEGEPGDSRTITYEQLHREVCQFANALKELGVKKGDVVGIYMPMIPEAAIAMLACARIGAPHSVVFGGFSADALRDRLNDAAAKVVITADGGFRKDKVVALKEQVDLALADNSAPSVEKVLVVQRSKEPINMVADRDYWWHDLQKQVSANCPAEPMDSEDMLFILYTSGSTGKPKGVVHTTGGYNLYTHITSKWIFDLKDTDVYWCTADVGWITGHSYIVYGPLSNGATTVMYEGVPRPSNLGCFWDVIEKYRVNIFYTAPTAIRAFIKMGEDIPNSRDLSSLRLLGTVGEPINPEAWMWYHRVIGKEKCPIVDTWWQTETGGIMITPLPGAIATKPGSATLPFPGIMAEVVDLDGNPAQANEGGYLVVKHPWPGMMRTVYKNPDRFRNTYWEHIAPKDGQYLYFAGDGSRQDEDGYFWVMGRVDDVMSVSGHRLGTMEIESALVSHPAVAEAAVVGRPDEIKGEEVYAFVTLEGHYEASPELAKALKDHVVKEIGIIARPGEIRFTDVLPKTRSGKIMRRLLRTLASGQEISGDTSTLEDRSVLDKLRQGA from the coding sequence ATGACAGAAATAGCGATCGAATCGATCCTACAGGAAAATCGGCTGTTTCCCCCCAGTGCCGAATTTGCCCAGAATGCCACCATTAAAAGCTTTGAAGAATATCAGCAACTCTACGCCAAAGCCAAGGCCGATCCCCCAGCTTTTTGGGCCCAATTAGCCGAAAAAGAACTACATTGGTTTGAAAAATGGTCAGAGGTTCTTGACTGGCAGCCCCCCTTTGCTAAATGGTTCGTCAACGGCAAGATTAATATTTGTTACAACTGTATTGACAGACATCTCACCACCTGGAGACGTAATAAAGCCGCCATCATCTGGGAAGGAGAACCGGGAGACAGCCGCACCATTACCTACGAACAGCTACACCGAGAAGTGTGCCAATTTGCCAACGCTTTAAAGGAATTAGGCGTAAAAAAAGGCGATGTGGTCGGAATTTATATGCCGATGATTCCCGAAGCGGCCATCGCCATGTTAGCCTGTGCCAGAATTGGTGCGCCCCACAGTGTAGTTTTTGGGGGATTTAGTGCCGATGCTTTGCGCGATCGTCTTAATGATGCGGCCGCTAAGGTGGTAATCACTGCCGATGGTGGTTTCCGCAAGGATAAAGTAGTTGCCCTCAAGGAACAGGTAGATCTGGCTCTAGCCGATAATAGCGCCCCCAGTGTGGAAAAAGTCCTCGTTGTCCAGCGCAGCAAGGAACCCATCAATATGGTTGCCGATCGCGATTACTGGTGGCATGATCTACAAAAACAGGTATCTGCTAACTGTCCGGCCGAACCCATGGATAGCGAAGATATGTTATTTATCCTCTATACCAGTGGTTCCACCGGCAAACCGAAAGGAGTCGTCCACACCACTGGCGGTTATAATCTCTACACCCATATCACCAGCAAATGGATTTTTGACCTGAAAGACACCGATGTTTACTGGTGTACTGCCGATGTGGGGTGGATTACCGGCCATAGTTATATCGTTTACGGACCGCTTTCCAATGGTGCCACCACGGTAATGTATGAAGGGGTTCCCCGTCCCTCTAATTTAGGCTGTTTTTGGGATGTAATTGAGAAATATCGCGTTAATATCTTTTATACTGCCCCCACTGCTATCCGCGCTTTTATCAAAATGGGTGAAGATATCCCCAATAGCCGGGATTTATCCTCTTTGCGCTTACTGGGAACCGTGGGAGAGCCGATTAACCCGGAAGCGTGGATGTGGTATCACCGAGTTATCGGTAAAGAAAAATGTCCGATTGTCGATACTTGGTGGCAAACGGAAACCGGGGGGATTATGATTACTCCCCTACCCGGGGCAATTGCCACCAAACCGGGGTCAGCAACCCTACCTTTCCCCGGTATTATGGCCGAAGTGGTGGACTTAGACGGTAATCCCGCCCAAGCGAATGAGGGGGGTTATCTGGTGGTCAAACATCCCTGGCCCGGTATGATGCGAACAGTCTATAAAAATCCCGATCGCTTCCGCAATACCTACTGGGAACATATCGCCCCCAAAGATGGCCAATATCTCTATTTTGCTGGAGATGGTAGTCGTCAGGACGAAGACGGTTATTTCTGGGTAATGGGGCGCGTTGATGACGTGATGAGCGTTTCTGGCCACCGTTTAGGGACCATGGAGATCGAATCAGCTTTAGTATCTCATCCTGCGGTAGCAGAGGCGGCTGTGGTGGGACGACCGGATGAAATTAAAGGGGAAGAAGTCTATGCTTTTGTGACTCTCGAGGGGCATTATGAAGCGAGTCCGGAGTTAGCGAAAGCATTAAAGGATCACGTTGTCAAGGAAATTGGCATTATTGCCCGACCGGGAGAAATCCGTTTTACCGATGTACTGCCAAAAACGCGATCGGGTAAAATTATGCGTCGTCTATTACGAACTTTAGCATCAGGTCAAGAGATTTCTGGTGATACTTCTACTCTAGAAGATCGATCGGTTTTGGATAAATTACGGCAAGGTGCGTAA
- the thrC gene encoding threonine synthase, with the protein MTIISRSIPQSPTKSSSIGGWRGLIEEYRQFLPVSSKTPVITLLEGNTPLIPAPYLSAQIGRDVKVFVKYDGLNPTGSFKDRGMTMAISKAKEEGAKAVICASTGNTSAAAAAYARRAGMRAFVIIPDGYVALGKLAQALLYGAEVIAINGNFDDALKIVRQLSENYPVTLVNSVNPYRLEGQKTAAFEIVDVLGNAPDWLCIPVGNAGNISAYWMGFCQYHQIGKCDRLPKMMGFQAAGAAPFISKQPVDHPETLATAIRIGNPANWEKAWAASHASQGQFHAVSDEEILAAYRILGGQEGVFCEPASAASVAGLLKVHQQVPDGATVVCVLTGNGLKDPDSAVKYSNNQLKSGIAPELTQVAQIMGF; encoded by the coding sequence ATGACAATTATTTCTCGATCAATCCCCCAATCACCCACTAAATCCTCGTCTATCGGCGGCTGGCGCGGTTTGATCGAAGAATATCGCCAATTTCTGCCCGTAAGCAGTAAAACCCCTGTAATTACCCTCCTAGAAGGCAATACACCCCTGATCCCCGCCCCCTATCTCTCAGCACAAATCGGGCGCGATGTCAAGGTTTTTGTCAAATATGATGGCTTAAATCCCACCGGCAGCTTTAAAGACCGAGGTATGACCATGGCCATCTCGAAAGCTAAAGAAGAAGGGGCAAAAGCGGTGATTTGTGCCAGTACCGGCAACACCTCGGCGGCGGCGGCAGCCTATGCAAGAAGGGCCGGGATGCGGGCCTTTGTGATTATCCCCGATGGTTATGTGGCCTTAGGAAAATTAGCCCAAGCTTTATTGTACGGAGCGGAAGTCATCGCTATTAATGGCAACTTCGATGATGCCCTCAAGATTGTCCGCCAACTATCAGAAAATTATCCCGTAACTTTAGTCAATTCCGTCAATCCCTACCGTTTAGAGGGTCAAAAAACCGCCGCTTTCGAGATTGTCGATGTCTTGGGTAATGCTCCCGACTGGTTATGTATTCCCGTGGGTAATGCGGGCAATATTAGCGCCTATTGGATGGGATTCTGTCAGTATCACCAGATAGGCAAATGTGACCGACTGCCGAAGATGATGGGTTTTCAGGCCGCCGGGGCTGCCCCTTTTATCTCTAAACAACCAGTTGACCATCCCGAAACCCTAGCCACGGCCATCCGTATCGGCAACCCCGCTAACTGGGAAAAAGCCTGGGCCGCTAGTCACGCTAGTCAAGGGCAATTTCACGCAGTCAGTGATGAGGAAATATTAGCAGCCTATCGGATTTTAGGGGGCCAAGAGGGGGTTTTCTGTGAACCGGCCAGCGCCGCTTCTGTGGCAGGATTATTAAAAGTGCATCAACAGGTTCCCGATGGGGCCACCGTAGTGTGTGTTTTAACGGGAAATGGACTAAAAGACCCAGATTCGGCGGTAAAATACAGCAATAACCAACTAAAATCCGGGATCGCTCCCGAATTAACCCAAGTGGCTCAAATTATGGGCTTCTAA
- a CDS encoding ATP-dependent Clp protease ATP-binding subunit yields MFERFTEKAIKVIMLAQEEARRLGHNFVGTEQILLGLIGEGTGVAAKVLKSMGVNLKDARVEVEKIIGRGSGFVAVEIPFTPRAKRVLELSLEEARQLGHNYIGTEHLLLGLIREGEGVAARVLENLGVDLSKVRTQVIRMLGETAEVAAGSSSQGRTKTPTLDEFGSNLTQMASEGKLDPVVGRQKEIERVIQILGRRTKNNPVLIGEPGVGKTAIAEGLAQRIANKDIPDILEEKRVVTLDIGLLVAGTKYRGEFEERLKKIMDEIRQAGNVILVIDEVHTLIGAGAAEGAIDAANILKPALARGELQCIGATTLDEYRKHIERDAALERRFQPVMVGEPSVEETIEILYGLRERYEQHHKLKILDEALEAAAKLSDRYISDRFLPDKAIDLIDEAGSRVRLINSQLPPAAKELDKELRQILKQKDDAVRGQDFEKAGELRDREMEIKTQIRNLASTKKGEDGNDEPFVDAEEIAHIVASWTGVPVNKLTETESEKLLHMEDTLHQRLIGQEDAVKAVSRAIRRARVGLKNPNRPIASFIFSGPTGVGKTELTKALAAYFFGSEDAMIRLDMSEYMERHTVSKLIGSPPGYVGYNEGGQLTEAVRRRPYTVVLFDEIEKAHPDVFNMLLQILEDGRLTDAKGRTVDFKNTLLIMTSNIGSKVIEKGGGGLGFEFADNQAEAQYNRIRSLVNEELKQYFRPEFLNRLDEIIVFRQLNKEEVKEIAEILLKDVFKRLTEQNITLSVTDKFKERLIEEGYNPAYGARPLRRAIMRLLEDVLAEEILSGRVSDGDTAMVDIDEEGKVKVISGERRELIAPVIE; encoded by the coding sequence ATGTTTGAAAGATTTACGGAAAAAGCCATTAAAGTAATCATGCTCGCCCAAGAAGAAGCCCGCCGCCTCGGCCATAACTTCGTGGGAACAGAGCAGATTTTACTAGGACTAATTGGAGAGGGAACGGGAGTTGCCGCCAAAGTCCTCAAGTCCATGGGTGTCAATCTCAAAGATGCGCGCGTGGAGGTGGAGAAAATCATCGGTCGCGGTTCCGGATTCGTAGCCGTGGAAATTCCCTTCACCCCCAGAGCCAAACGAGTTTTAGAACTCTCCCTCGAAGAAGCCCGTCAACTGGGCCATAACTATATTGGCACAGAACACCTCCTTTTAGGACTAATTCGCGAAGGGGAAGGTGTGGCCGCTAGGGTTCTGGAAAATCTCGGCGTGGATCTATCGAAAGTTCGCACCCAGGTGATCAGAATGTTAGGGGAAACCGCCGAAGTGGCCGCTGGTTCATCTTCCCAAGGTCGCACTAAAACCCCCACTCTTGATGAATTTGGTTCCAATCTCACCCAAATGGCCAGCGAGGGTAAACTCGATCCCGTGGTCGGCCGACAAAAGGAAATCGAGCGCGTTATCCAAATTCTCGGTCGTCGTACCAAAAATAACCCCGTCCTAATCGGGGAACCGGGGGTAGGTAAAACAGCGATCGCAGAAGGATTAGCCCAACGCATTGCTAACAAGGATATTCCCGACATTCTCGAAGAAAAACGGGTTGTCACCCTCGATATCGGCTTGCTAGTGGCGGGAACCAAGTATCGCGGCGAATTTGAGGAACGCCTCAAAAAAATCATGGACGAAATTCGCCAAGCGGGTAACGTCATCCTTGTTATCGATGAAGTTCATACTCTCATCGGTGCCGGGGCAGCCGAAGGAGCGATCGATGCGGCCAATATTCTCAAACCAGCTTTGGCCCGGGGAGAACTGCAATGTATCGGCGCAACGACCTTGGATGAGTATCGCAAACATATCGAACGGGATGCGGCTCTAGAAAGACGTTTTCAACCGGTTATGGTCGGTGAACCCTCCGTAGAAGAAACGATCGAAATTCTCTACGGTCTCCGGGAACGCTACGAACAGCACCATAAACTAAAAATCTTAGACGAAGCGCTAGAAGCGGCGGCGAAATTGTCCGATCGCTACATTAGCGATCGCTTCTTACCGGACAAGGCGATCGATTTAATCGATGAAGCCGGTTCGAGAGTGCGCTTGATTAATTCCCAATTGCCACCGGCAGCCAAGGAATTAGACAAAGAACTGCGGCAAATTCTCAAACAAAAAGATGACGCGGTGCGCGGTCAAGACTTCGAGAAAGCTGGGGAATTGCGCGATCGGGAAATGGAAATCAAAACCCAGATCCGGAATCTCGCTTCCACCAAAAAAGGCGAAGATGGCAACGATGAACCCTTTGTGGATGCCGAGGAAATCGCTCACATCGTCGCTTCTTGGACTGGGGTTCCCGTCAACAAACTGACCGAAACCGAATCCGAGAAACTGCTGCACATGGAAGATACCCTACATCAGCGTCTCATCGGTCAAGAGGACGCAGTTAAAGCGGTGTCCCGGGCCATTCGTCGCGCTCGCGTCGGTCTGAAAAATCCCAACCGTCCCATTGCTTCCTTTATCTTCTCTGGTCCAACGGGGGTGGGTAAAACCGAGTTAACTAAAGCTCTGGCCGCTTATTTCTTCGGTTCGGAAGATGCGATGATCCGTCTCGATATGTCGGAATACATGGAACGGCACACGGTTTCTAAGTTAATCGGTTCGCCTCCGGGTTATGTTGGTTACAACGAAGGGGGACAATTAACGGAAGCGGTGCGTCGTCGTCCCTACACGGTGGTGCTATTCGACGAAATCGAAAAAGCTCACCCCGATGTCTTCAATATGCTTCTGCAAATCCTTGAAGATGGACGTTTGACCGATGCTAAAGGTCGCACGGTGGACTTTAAAAATACCCTGTTGATCATGACCTCGAACATCGGTTCTAAGGTGATCGAGAAGGGTGGCGGTGGTTTAGGTTTCGAGTTTGCCGATAATCAGGCCGAGGCCCAGTATAATCGCATTCGATCGCTGGTTAATGAGGAATTAAAACAGTATTTCCGCCCTGAATTCCTCAACCGTCTTGATGAGATTATTGTCTTCCGTCAACTCAATAAGGAAGAAGTCAAGGAAATCGCCGAAATCCTGCTCAAGGATGTGTTTAAACGTCTGACAGAACAAAATATTACTTTGTCTGTCACCGATAAGTTTAAAGAACGCTTGATCGAGGAGGGTTATAATCCGGCCTACGGCGCTCGTCCCTTACGTCGTGCGATTATGCGTCTGTTGGAAGATGTTCTGGCTGAGGAAATTCTCTCCGGACGGGTTTCTGATGGGGATACGGCTATGGTCGATATCGATGAGGAAGGTAAGGTGAAAGTAATTTCGGGGGAAAGACGCGAGTTAATCGCTCCCGTGATCGAATAA
- a CDS encoding class II glutamine amidotransferase has product MCQLLGMNCNVPTDICFSFEGFCARGGKTDEHRDGWGIAFFEGLGCRTFIDVKPSIASPIAELIKNYPIHSTNVIAHIRKATQGEIKLENCHPFRRELWGKYWVFAHNGNLENFSPAAGDFYQPVGETDSERAFCLILNTLRETFPQGKPSLEQLYQVLKTITNSIACQGIFNYLLSDGEHFFAHCSTKLSYIIRQYPFADAHLIDEDVSVDFQVLAHPGDQVAIIATTPLTDNEVWTAINSGELLVFQGGAPILS; this is encoded by the coding sequence ATGTGTCAACTTCTAGGCATGAATTGTAATGTCCCCACGGATATCTGTTTTTCCTTCGAGGGATTTTGTGCGCGGGGGGGAAAAACCGACGAACATCGAGACGGTTGGGGAATCGCTTTTTTTGAGGGTTTAGGTTGTCGAACTTTTATTGATGTTAAACCCTCGATCGCTTCTCCGATTGCGGAATTAATTAAAAACTATCCCATCCATTCTACCAATGTTATCGCCCATATTCGCAAAGCCACCCAAGGAGAAATTAAACTAGAAAACTGTCATCCTTTTCGGCGTGAATTGTGGGGGAAATATTGGGTTTTTGCCCATAATGGTAATTTAGAAAATTTCTCACCAGCTGCGGGAGATTTTTATCAACCGGTTGGGGAGACGGATTCGGAAAGAGCTTTTTGTTTAATTCTTAATACCCTACGAGAGACTTTTCCCCAGGGCAAACCTTCCCTAGAGCAACTTTATCAAGTCCTAAAAACTATCACAAACTCTATCGCTTGTCAAGGAATTTTTAATTATCTTTTATCCGATGGTGAACATTTTTTTGCCCATTGTTCGACAAAATTAAGCTATATAATCCGTCAGTATCCTTTTGCCGATGCTCATTTAATTGATGAAGATGTTAGCGTTGATTTTCAAGTTTTAGCTCATCCCGGCGATCAAGTGGCAATTATTGCCACTACACCCTTAACTGATAATGAAGTTTGGACAGCGATTAATTCAGGAGAATTATTAGTTTTTCAGGGGGGCGCACCAATTTTAAGTTAA
- a CDS encoding Uma2 family endonuclease, with amino-acid sequence MVSQVNKTEIIYPESDGKPMADNTKQFNWIVTIKQNIDWLYIDDPQVFVAGDLLWYPVEGQPKIAAAPDTMVVFGRPKGDRGSYKQWQEDNLAPQVVFEILSPSNTSIEMAKKLLFYDRYGVQEYYVYDPDDNSLEAWQRIGDSLDSVSEVNNWVSPRLGIRFDLTDELKIYRPDGTQFSCYSEINQLLEQEKQRAENERQRAEKANQQLVEMEAKLQKYRQLFGELPN; translated from the coding sequence ATGGTTAGTCAAGTTAACAAAACCGAGATTATCTATCCTGAGAGCGACGGTAAACCGATGGCAGATAATACTAAACAATTTAACTGGATAGTGACGATTAAGCAGAATATCGACTGGTTATATATCGATGATCCCCAGGTATTTGTAGCGGGGGATCTGTTATGGTATCCCGTGGAAGGCCAGCCGAAAATTGCTGCCGCTCCTGATACGATGGTAGTATTTGGCAGACCGAAAGGCGATCGAGGTTCCTACAAACAATGGCAAGAGGATAATCTTGCTCCTCAAGTCGTCTTTGAGATTCTTTCTCCCAGTAATACCTCCATCGAAATGGCCAAAAAATTGCTATTTTATGATCGCTATGGAGTCCAAGAATACTACGTCTATGATCCCGATGATAATAGTCTAGAAGCTTGGCAGCGAATTGGTGACAGTTTAGACAGTGTTAGTGAGGTTAATAATTGGGTGAGTCCCCGTTTAGGCATTCGTTTTGACTTAACCGACGAGTTAAAAATTTATCGTCCTGATGGTACTCAATTCTCGTGCTACAGCGAAATTAATCAACTACTGGAGCAGGAAAAGCAACGGGCTGAAAATGAACGCCAACGCGCAGAAAAGGCTAATCAGCAGTTAGTAGAAATGGAGGCAAAACTGCAAAAATATCGTCAACTTTTTGGGGAATTACCTAACTAA
- the psaC gene encoding photosystem I iron-sulfur center protein PsaC codes for MSHSVKIYDTCIGCTQCVRACPLDVLEMVPWDGCKAAQIASSPRTEDCIGCKRCETACPTDFLSIRVYLGAETTRSMGLAY; via the coding sequence ATGTCTCATAGCGTTAAAATTTACGATACCTGTATCGGTTGCACCCAATGCGTTCGGGCTTGTCCCCTCGACGTGCTGGAAATGGTTCCCTGGGATGGCTGTAAAGCTGCCCAGATTGCCTCCTCCCCCCGCACGGAAGATTGTATTGGTTGTAAACGTTGCGAAACGGCTTGTCCGACGGATTTCTTGAGCATTCGGGTTTATCTCGGAGCAGAAACCACCCGCAGTATGGGTCTAGCCTACTAG
- the hisB gene encoding imidazoleglycerol-phosphate dehydratase HisB — MISTSQIPDSFVSPCRRASVSRTTKETDVQVTIDLDGSGNCRAQTGIPFLDHMLQQIASHAAIDLDVLATGDIEIDDHHTNEDVGITLGQALLQALGDKKGIVRFGHFVAPLDEALVQVALDFSGRPHLSYGLEIPTQRVGTYDTQLVREFFVALVNHSQMTLHIRQLDGINSHHIIEATFKAFARAMSGAIAIDPRRAGIIPSSKGVL; from the coding sequence ATGATTTCCACTTCCCAGATACCCGATTCTTTTGTCTCACCTTGCCGTCGCGCCTCGGTTAGTCGTACTACCAAAGAAACCGATGTACAGGTGACGATCGATCTTGATGGTAGCGGCAATTGTCGCGCCCAGACAGGAATTCCCTTTCTTGATCATATGTTGCAGCAAATCGCCTCCCACGCTGCGATCGATCTCGATGTGCTTGCCACCGGAGATATAGAAATTGATGACCATCACACCAATGAGGACGTGGGAATCACCCTCGGACAAGCTTTACTGCAAGCTTTGGGGGACAAAAAAGGGATCGTCCGTTTCGGGCATTTTGTCGCCCCTCTCGATGAAGCTTTAGTGCAGGTTGCCCTCGATTTTTCCGGTCGTCCCCACCTCAGTTATGGTCTAGAAATTCCCACCCAAAGAGTGGGAACCTACGATACTCAGCTAGTGCGGGAATTTTTCGTTGCTTTGGTCAATCACAGTCAAATGACCCTACATATTCGCCAATTAGACGGGATTAATTCCCATCATATTATTGAGGCTACTTTTAAAGCTTTTGCCCGGGCGATGAGTGGGGCCATAGCGATCGATCCCCGTCGCGCCGGTATAATTCCCAGTTCTAAGGGAGTTTTATAG